In the genome of Geotrypetes seraphini chromosome 16, aGeoSer1.1, whole genome shotgun sequence, one region contains:
- the PER1 gene encoding period circadian protein homolog 1 isoform X3, which translates to MSNGNSDSGPSHSEGEAEAGSKSSGTGVGRRGRTPRDDAVEAEHRNQSNDDMDANGSGTESRGRDSRSSHSSTSGNGKDSALLETTESSKSTNSHSPSPPSSSIAYSLLSTSSEHDNPSTSGCSSEQSAREKTQKELMKALKELKIRLPTEKRNKVKSGTLATLQYALSCVKQVRANQDYYQQWTIDDTQPCSLDMSSYTIDELENITSEYNLKNPDTFSLAVSFITGKIVYISDQAAFILRCKHDVFKGASFAEFLAPQDVSVFYSSTAPFHLPSWSACTSADAALLDYTQEKSIFCRISGGRELHYYPFRLTPYLMKVRNSDNAEGQPCCLLIAEKVHSGYEAPRIPPDKRIFTTRHTPGCVFQEVDERAVPLLGYLPQDLIGMPVLLSVHPEDRQLMLAIHKKILQCAGQPFDHSPIRFCARNGEYVTIDTSWSSFVNPWSRKVAFILGRHKVRTGPLNEDIFTAPKGVEMKPLDLDIQELSEQIHKILMQPVHNSTPTGKGNGGSHTSQEQFLSIASSSDSNGMVMEKVQAPRPMTFQQICKDIHMVKNQGQQIFIGSRAKPPRQRATALTSLRRVGHQQAEGENEPSMGKAATPEEPHRKDLTNVSYQQINCLDSIIRYLESCNIPSTVKRKCASSSYTASSTSDDDKQKAAADMYAAKKDVIEEALKSSHQIKEPQPPAVVGAQMTPMALPSKAESVVSVTSQCSFSSTIVHVGDKKPPESDIVMMEEMPSAPAPAAPSVMQDKDQDRDQYRKVGLTKEVLSIHTQKEEQAFLTRFGDLSQVRIFDPPSLFYRQEPHYTGQHMGRGQRSSQPSIGRGAKGNGQRGRSKAKRLKQQKSAEGPEPASNGSSQPHPQGLPGSSPGNLPSMHFPTIVPAYPMPVFPPRGAMPSASEPGSQDVCYPILPSQYPSPLVTPMVALVLPNYMFPQMGSPMPPPFYPSQNSFGGNPMYPFPPPPAAQPPSTTAAATLGPEAMNPISRSTTPHSMSQPDRAESPFFESRCSSPLQLDLLQMEEPPKSLVHQEGGRPASNAEWNASTIAACAGNDVAQKEACLGEVHESSNNDALSSSSDLLDLLLQEDSQSGTGSAASGSGSAASGSMASGSNGNGSTSASGTRSSQSSNTSKYFGSIDSSENDHNGKKRVEQKDNEHFIKYVMQDPIWLLMANTDNKVMMTYQIPTR; encoded by the exons ATGAGCAACGGAAACTCTGATTCGGGACCGAGCCATAGCGAGGGCGAGGCCGAGGCCGGCAGCAAGAGCAGTGGGACCGGCGTGGGGAGGAGAGGGCGCACCCCCCGGGATGATGCGGTGGAGGCGGAGCATCGGAACCAGTCCAATGATGACATGGACGCCAATGGCAGTGGGACTGAGTCGCGCGGACGAGACTCCCGCAGCTCCCACAGCAGCACCAGTGGCAACGGGAAGGACTCTGCCCTTCTGGAGACCACTGAGAGCAGCAAGAG CACAAACTCTCACAGCCCGTCACCCCCCAGCAGCTCCATTGCATACAGTCTCCTGAGTACAAGCTCTGAACATGATAACCCTTCCACCAGTGGCTGCAG CAGTGAGCAGTCGGCTCGGGAGAAGACTCAGAAGGAGCTGATGAAGGCTCTGAAAGAGCTGAAAATCCGACTTCCGACAGAAAAACGTAACAAAGTGAAGTCTGGCACTCTGGCCACGCTGCAATATGCCCTGTCCTGTGTCAAGCAGGTGCGAG CTAACCAAGACTATTACCAACAGTGGACCATTGATGACACACAACCCTGCAGCTTGGACATGTCCAGTTACACCATTGACGAGCTGGAGAACATTACCTCCGAGTACAACCTCAAAAACCCC GATACATTCTCCCTGGCTGTTTCCTTCATCACGGGAAAGATTGTGTACATCTCGGACCAAGCCGCCTTCATCCTGCGCTGTAAACATGATGTTTTCAAGGGGGCCTCCTTTGCCGAGTTCCTGGCACCCCAGGATGTGAGCGTCTTCTACAGCTCCACAGCACCCTTCCACCTGCCATCCTGGAGTGCTTGTACCTCTGCAG ATGCAGCACTCCTGGATTATACACAGGAAAAATCCATCTTCTGCAGGATCAG CGGGGGCCGAGAGCTGCATTACTACCCTTTCCGACTGACTCCATATCTGATGAAGGTACGAAACTCGGACAATGCTGAAGGACAACCCTGCTGCCTGCTCATTGCCGAGAAGGTCCACTCGGGCTATGAAG CTCCCAGGATCCCTCCGGACAAGCGAATCTTTACCACCCGGCACACACCAGGCTGTGTGTTCCAGGAGGTGGATGAAAG GGCTGTCCCTCTCCTTGGCTATCTACCCCAAGATCTCATTGGGATGCCTGTGCTTCTGTCTGTACACCCTGAGGACCGTCAACTGATGCTGGCTATTCATAAAAAGA TCCTGCAGTGTGCTGGGCAGCCATTCGACCATTCCCCAATTCGTTTTTGCGCACGCAATGGAGAATATGTGACGATCGACACCAGCTGGTCCAGCTTTGTCAACCCCTGGAGCCGCAAGGTGGCCTTTATCTTGGGTCGACACAAAGTTCGCAC CGGACCTTTGAACGAAGATATCTTCACAGCCCCTAAAGGGGTAGAGATGAAACCTCTGGACCTTGACATCCAGGAACTCTCTGAGCAGATTCACAAGATCCTCATGCAG CCGGTGCACAACTCCACGCCGACAGGCAAGGGTAATGGGGGAAGCCATACCTCCCAAGAGCAGTTTCTCAGCATTGCATCGTCCAGCGACAGCAATGGGATGGTCATGGAGAAAGTGCAGGCCCCCAGACCG ATGACCTTCCAGCAGATCTGCAAGGACATTCACATGGTGAAGAACCAGGGCCAACAGATATTCATCGGTTCCAGGGCAAAACCACCGAGGCAGCGTGCAACAG CACTGACATCCCTAAGGAGAGTCGGCCATCAGCAAGCAGAGGGCGAGAATGAGCCTAGCATGGGAAAGGCAGCGACTCCTGAGGAGCCTCACAGGAAAGATCTGACCAATGTTTCCTATCAGCAAATTAATTGTCTGGACAGCATTATCCG GTACCTGGAGAGTTGTAATATTCCAAGCACGGTGAAGCGGAAATGTGCATCCTCCTCTTACACTGCCTCCTCCACCAGCGACGACGATAAGCAGAAGGCAGCGGCAGACATGTATGCTGCCAAGAAAG ATGTCATAGAGGAAGCCCTGAAAAGCTCACACCAGATAAAAGAACCACAGCCACCAGCAGTGGTGGGGGCCCAAATGACACCCATGGCTCTTCCCAGTAAAGCAGAGAGTGTGGTGTCTGTCACTAGTCAGTGTAGCTTCAGCAGTACCATTGTCCACGTGGGAGACAAGAAGCCTCCAGAATCAG ATATTGTGATGATGGAAGAGATGCCCAGCGCCCCTGCGCCCGCTGCGCCCAGTGTGATGCAGGACAAGGATCAAGACAGGGATCAATACCGCAAAGTTGGCCTCACCAAGGAAGTGCTGTCCATCCATACCCAGAAAGAGGAACAGGCCTTCCTCACCCGATTTGGAGATCTCAGCCAAGTGCGCATCTTTGACCCCCCCTCGTTGTTTTACCGGCAGGAACCGCACTACACAGGGCAGCACATGGGTAGAG gacAGAGAAGCTCCCAGCCTAGTATCGGCCGGGGTGCCAAGGGAAATGGCCAACGCGGCAGGTCAAAAGCCAAACGCCTGAAGCAGCAGAAGTCGGCCGAGGGCCCTGAGCCTGCATCAAATGGCAGCTCCCAGCCACACCCTCAGGGTCTGCCCGGTTCTAGCCCTGGCAACCTCCCTTCCATGCATTTCCCCACCATCGTACCTGCCTACCCCATGCCTGTTTTCCCTCCACGCGGTGCCATGCCCTCAGCCTCGGAGCCTGGTTCCCAAGATGTTTGTTACCCCATACTGCCCTCACAGTACCCGTCTCCTCTAGTTACACCCATGGTTGCCCTGGTTCTACCCAACTACATGTTCCCTCAGATGGGCAGTCCCATGCCCCCGCCTTTCTATCCTAGTCAGAACTCCTTCGGGGGCAACCCCATGTATCCATTCCCCCCACCACCAGCCGCCCAGCCTCCAAGCACCACTGCCGCAGCAACCCTGGGGCCAGAGGCTATGAACCCTATATCCCGCTCCACCACTCCCCACTCCATGAGTCAGCCAGATAGGGCCGAGTCGCCATTCTTCGAGTCGCGTTGCAGTTCCCCTCTCCAGCTGGATCTGCTACAGATGGAAGAGCCCCCTAAATCCTTAGTGCACCAGGAAGGAGGTAGACCAGCCAGCAATGCAGAATGGAACGCCAGCACCATAGCAGCCTGTGCGGGAAACGACGTTGCCCAGAAGGAAGCCTGCCTG GGGGAGGTCCATGAGTCATCCAATAACGATGCTCTGTCCAGCTCCAGCGACCTTCTCGACCTGTTGTTGCAGGAGGACTCCCAGTCTGGCACAGGCTCAGCCGCCTCGGGGAGTGGTTCGGCTGCTTCAGGCTCTATGGCGTCTGGCTCAAACGGCAATGGTAGTACCTCTGCCAGCGGCACAA GGAGCAGTCAGAGTAGCAACACCAGCAAGTATTTTGGAAGCATCGATTCATCGGAGAACGACCACAACGGCAAGAAGAGGGTAGAGCAGAAGGACAACGAACACTTCATTAAATATGTCATGCAAGATCCCATCTGGTTGCTGATGGCCAACACTGATAACAAAGTTATGATGACCTATCAGATCCCAACTAGGTAA